Proteins encoded in a region of the Azospirillum sp. TSH58 genome:
- a CDS encoding PHB depolymerase family esterase produces the protein MNNRVPAGMAEALRLTQAGDLTGATAHIQRLLRGAAPVPPGDTPTIIDVEPVTVNAASDAPDPAPPHHTSASRPAGAFAGRFHPGPRAGLGETLRGLATRAMPAGVGFGANGIVRPAADPLPDGAAFTTGSFTNKAGTRSYKLYVPANHRDGQPRPLVVMLHGCTQSPDDFAAGTRMNLLAEEHGCLVIYPAQPSSANAQKCWNWFNPADQRRGDGEPSLIAGITRQVMRDHAVDADRVFVAGLSAGGAAAAIMGAAYPDLYAAVGVHSGLPRGAASDVPSAFVAMRQGGGPVEPQSGPAVPTIVFHGDRDTTVHPRNGDDIAAQSKMGAAGPRAAVEQGQVPGGHGYSRHVHTDASGHVLCEQWTIRGAGHAWAGGSQAGSYTDPRGPDASREMLRFFLANPRQRPSAP, from the coding sequence ATGAACAACCGTGTCCCCGCCGGAATGGCCGAGGCGCTGCGCCTGACCCAGGCCGGCGACCTCACCGGGGCGACCGCTCACATCCAACGCCTGTTGCGGGGTGCCGCGCCGGTGCCGCCCGGCGACACCCCGACCATCATCGATGTCGAGCCGGTCACGGTGAACGCCGCATCGGACGCGCCGGACCCGGCGCCGCCGCACCACACCTCGGCCTCCAGGCCCGCCGGCGCGTTTGCCGGCCGCTTCCATCCCGGACCGCGGGCGGGCCTGGGCGAGACCCTGCGCGGCCTTGCCACCAGGGCCATGCCGGCAGGCGTCGGTTTCGGGGCGAACGGCATCGTCCGTCCCGCCGCCGACCCGCTGCCGGACGGCGCCGCGTTCACGACGGGATCCTTCACGAACAAGGCCGGCACGCGCTCCTACAAGCTCTATGTTCCCGCCAACCACCGTGACGGCCAGCCACGTCCCCTGGTGGTCATGCTGCACGGCTGCACCCAGTCGCCCGATGATTTCGCCGCCGGCACCCGCATGAACCTCTTGGCGGAGGAGCATGGCTGTCTGGTCATCTACCCGGCGCAGCCTTCCTCGGCCAACGCCCAGAAGTGCTGGAACTGGTTCAACCCGGCCGACCAGCGGCGCGGCGACGGAGAGCCCTCGCTGATCGCGGGAATCACCCGGCAGGTCATGCGCGACCACGCCGTCGACGCGGACCGCGTCTTCGTCGCCGGCCTCTCGGCCGGCGGGGCGGCGGCGGCCATCATGGGGGCCGCGTATCCCGACCTCTACGCCGCCGTCGGGGTGCATTCCGGCCTTCCCCGAGGCGCAGCCTCCGACGTTCCCTCCGCATTCGTCGCCATGCGCCAGGGCGGCGGGCCGGTGGAACCGCAATCCGGCCCCGCCGTGCCGACGATCGTCTTTCACGGCGACCGCGACACCACCGTTCACCCACGCAACGGCGACGACATCGCCGCGCAATCCAAGATGGGGGCGGCGGGACCGCGGGCTGCGGTGGAACAGGGCCAGGTGCCGGGCGGGCATGGCTACAGCCGCCACGTCCACACCGATGCCTCCGGTCATGTGCTGTGCGAGCAGTGGACGATCCGAGGCGCAGGGCACGCCTGGGCAGGAGGCAGTCAGGCCGGTTCCTACACCGACCCGCGCGGGCCGGACGCCTCACGGGAGATGCTGCGCTTCTTCCTCGCGAACCCGCGGCAGCGGCCATCCGCGCCGTAA